In Hevea brasiliensis isolate MT/VB/25A 57/8 chromosome 13, ASM3005281v1, whole genome shotgun sequence, a single genomic region encodes these proteins:
- the LOC110643476 gene encoding uncharacterized protein LOC110643476 isoform X1 — translation MTDVILHIYDVTNSGSEKTNNTIMQINKIFKDGIGFGGIFHSAVQVYGDDEWSFGFCEHGTGVFSCPSGKNPMYTYRESIVLGRTNFSIFKVNQILRELSREWPGSSYDLLSKNCNHFCDEFCERLGVPKLPGWVNRFANAGDAALEVAGNTALRFRQAKAEIVSASKVAYRFLVGVASNNGPAPDSPGNSSRGSPRFQATWFKNVITSGAKPSSSTEVDNQDEDMHLRQQLDQVSDIPSRQNSQQWQSDLPAHQNSRHDV, via the exons ATGACGGATGTGATATTGCATATATACGATGTGACGAATAGTGGATCGGAGAAGACCAACAACACCATTATGCAGATCAACAAGATTTTCAAGGACGGTATTGGCTTTGGTGGCATCTTCCACAGCGCTGTGCAG GTGTATGGAGATGATGAATGGTCTTTTGGGTTTTGCGAACATGGAACTGGAGTTTTTAGTTGCCCTTCTGGAAAGAACCCAATGTATACATATCGTGAGAGCATTGTACTAGGAAGAACTAACTTTTCTATCTTTAAGGTGAATCAGATATTGCGGGAACTGAGTAGAGAATGGCCTGGAAGTTCATATGACTTGCTATCCAAGAACTGCAATCACTTCTGTGATGAATTCTGTGAAAGGCTTGGTGTGCCAAAACTTCCAG GTTGGGTTAATCGTTTTGCAAATGCTGGTGATGCAGCCTTGGAAGTAGCGGGAAATACAGCATTACGG TTTAGACAAGCCAAGGCAGAGATTGTATCAGCTAGCAAAGTGGCATATCGTTTCCTCGTAGGTGTCGCTTCCAATAATGGGCCTGCCCCTGATTCACCTGGCAATTCAAGTAGAGGAAGCCCTAGATTTCAAGCAACTTGGTTTAAAAACGTAATTACTTCTGGTGCTAAACCATCTAGTAGCACAGAAGTAGACAATCAGGATGAAGATATGCATCTTCGGCAGCAACTTGACCAAGTGTCAGATATACCATCACGGCAGAATTCACAACAATGGCAGTCAGATCTACCAGCACATCAGAATTCAAGGCATGATGTATGA
- the LOC110643463 gene encoding beta-carotene hydroxylase 2, chloroplastic — protein sequence MAVGLSAAPVFNSFRRIHASNVFPKPIPPSLFSIPSAARYHSLFDGGLRKTNFAVCFVLEDTKQSVQIENRTPEQSEEVNYQIMTPRAAERLARKRSERFTYLVAAVMSSFGITSMAIMACYYRFYWQMEGGEVPLLEMFGTFSLSVGAAVGMEFWARWAHRALWHASLWHMHESHHRPREGPFELNDVFAIINAVPAIGLLSYGFFNKGLFPGLCFGAGLGITVFGMAYMFVHDGLVHKRFPVGPIANVPYFRKVAAAHQLHHSDKFNGIPYGLFLGPKEVEEVGGLEELEKEINRRIKSYKSS from the exons ATGGCGGTTGGATTATCCGCCGCCCCCGTCTTCAATTCCTTCCGTCGTATCCACGCTTCCAATGTCTTCCCAAAGCCCATACCCCCTTCACTCTTTTCAATCCCTTCTGCAGCTCGATATCACAGTTTATTCGATGGTGGTCTAAGGAAAACCAACTTCGCTGTCTGTTTCGTCCTCGAAGACACAAAACAGAGTGTCCAGATCGAGAATCGCACACCGGAACAGTCCGAAGAAGTGAATTACCAGATCATGACGCCCCGTGCGGCGGAGAGATTGGCCAGGAAGAGATCCGAGAGGTTCACTTACTTGGTTGCTGCTGTGATGTCTAGTTTTGGGATTACTTCCATGGCTATTATGGCTTGTTACTACAGGTTTTATTGGCAAATGGAG GGTGGAGAGGTACCTTTGCTGGAAATGTTCGGCACATTTTCTCTATCAGTGGGAGCTGCT GTAGGAATGGAGTTTTGGGCAAGATGGGCTCATAGAGCTCTCTGGCATGCTTCCTTGTGGCATATGCACGAG TCTCACCATCGACCCAGAGAAGGTCCATTTGAGCTCAACGATGTGTTTGCAATAATAAACGCAGTCCCAGCCATAGGCCTTCTTTCCTATGGCTTCTTCAACAAAGGCCTATTTCCTGGTCTTTGCTTTGGAGCT GGTCTTGGAATTACGGTGTTTGGGATGGCCTACATGTTTGTCCACGATGGTCTTGTTCACAAGAGATTCCCAGTGGGTCCCATTGCCAACGTGCCGTATTTCAGGAAGGTGGCTGCGGCCCACCAG ctCCATCACTCGGATAAATTCAATGGAATCCCATATGGATTGTTCCTGGGACCTAAG GAAGTTGAAGAAGTTGGAGGCCTTGAAGAGTTGGAAAAAGAGATCAATAGGAGAATAAAATCCTACAAAAGCAGCTAA
- the LOC110643476 gene encoding uncharacterized protein LOC110643476 isoform X2, translated as MDIGQTCWCFKVYGDDEWSFGFCEHGTGVFSCPSGKNPMYTYRESIVLGRTNFSIFKVNQILRELSREWPGSSYDLLSKNCNHFCDEFCERLGVPKLPGWVNRFANAGDAALEVAGNTALRFRQAKAEIVSASKVAYRFLVGVASNNGPAPDSPGNSSRGSPRFQATWFKNVITSGAKPSSSTEVDNQDEDMHLRQQLDQVSDIPSRQNSQQWQSDLPAHQNSRHDV; from the exons atggacattggtcAGACCTGCTGGTGTTTTAAG GTGTATGGAGATGATGAATGGTCTTTTGGGTTTTGCGAACATGGAACTGGAGTTTTTAGTTGCCCTTCTGGAAAGAACCCAATGTATACATATCGTGAGAGCATTGTACTAGGAAGAACTAACTTTTCTATCTTTAAGGTGAATCAGATATTGCGGGAACTGAGTAGAGAATGGCCTGGAAGTTCATATGACTTGCTATCCAAGAACTGCAATCACTTCTGTGATGAATTCTGTGAAAGGCTTGGTGTGCCAAAACTTCCAG GTTGGGTTAATCGTTTTGCAAATGCTGGTGATGCAGCCTTGGAAGTAGCGGGAAATACAGCATTACGG TTTAGACAAGCCAAGGCAGAGATTGTATCAGCTAGCAAAGTGGCATATCGTTTCCTCGTAGGTGTCGCTTCCAATAATGGGCCTGCCCCTGATTCACCTGGCAATTCAAGTAGAGGAAGCCCTAGATTTCAAGCAACTTGGTTTAAAAACGTAATTACTTCTGGTGCTAAACCATCTAGTAGCACAGAAGTAGACAATCAGGATGAAGATATGCATCTTCGGCAGCAACTTGACCAAGTGTCAGATATACCATCACGGCAGAATTCACAACAATGGCAGTCAGATCTACCAGCACATCAGAATTCAAGGCATGATGTATGA
- the LOC110643475 gene encoding septum site-determining protein minD homolog, chloroplastic, whose protein sequence is MLCSLTMISLKPLPTNLNSSFHSLTPFKPFTPITQTLKPSKSHSYSAIQSVLQWNRKPELAGDTPRVVVITSGKGGVGKTTTTANVGLSLARLGFSVVAIDADVGLRNLDLLLGLENRVNYTLVEVMNGDCRLDQALVRDKRWSNFELLCISKPRSKLPLGFGGKALVWLVEALKTRPEGCPDFIIIDCPAGIDAGFITAITPANEAVLVTTPDITSLRDADRVTGLLECDGIRDIKMIVNRVRTDMIKGEDMMSVLDVQEMLGLALLGVIPEDSEVIRSTNRGYPLVLNKPPTLAGLAFEQAAWRLVEQDTMKAVMVEEEPKKRGFFSFFGG, encoded by the coding sequence ATGCTGTGTTCTCTAACGATGATATCTCTCAAACCCCTGCCTACCAACCTCAATTCATCCTTCCATTCCTTAACCCCATTTAAACCCTTCACCCCCATAACTCAAACCCTAAAACCCTCAAAATCCCACTCCTATTCCGCCATTCAATCCGTCCTCCAATGGAATAGAAAGCCCGAATTGGCTGGAGACACCCCACGCGTTGTAGTAATAACCTCCGGCAAAGGTGGCGTCGGCAAGACCACCACCACCGCTAATGTTGGCCTCTCCTTGGCTCGCCTGGGCTTTTCTGTTGTTGCAATCGATGCCGATGTTGGCCTCCGAAACCTCGACCTGCTCCTCGGCCTTGAAAATCGCGTGAATTACACTCTCGTCGAGGTTATGAATGGCGATTGCCGTCTGGACCAAGCCCTAGTGCGTGACAAGCGGTGGTCCAATTTCGAGCTTCTGTGCATCTCGAAACCTCGCTCGAAGCTCCCATTGGGTTTCGGTGGCAAAGCACTGGTATGGCTGGTGGAGGCACTAAAAACCAGACCCGAAGGCTGCCCTGATTTTATAATTATAGATTGTCCGGCTGGAATCGATGCAGGGTTCATTACGGCCATAACTCCGGCTAATGAGGCAGTGCTCGTCACAACACCAGATATTACTAGTCTACGAGACGCAGATAGAGTGACGGGGCTTTTGGAGTGCGATGGAATTAGGGATATAAAGATGATTGTGAATAGGGTGAGGACGGATATGATCAAAGGCGAGGACATGATGTCAGTGCTGGACGTGCAGGAGATGTTGGGGTTGGCGTTGTTGGGGGTGATTCCAGAGGATTCGGAGGTGATTAGGAGCACGAATAGAGGCTACCCACTTGTGTTGAATAAGCCCCCTACTTTGGCAGGGTTGGCGTTCGAGCAGGCTGCTTGGAGACTTGTTGAGCAGGATACTATGAAGGCTGTTATGGTGGAGGAAGAGCCCAAGAAACGAGGGTTTTTCTCCTTCTTTGGAGGATAA
- the LOC110643477 gene encoding uncharacterized protein LOC110643477, with protein sequence MDSIACNKVQPVVRKVKKKQAKGELDRLKQAEKKKRRLEKALATSAAIISELEMKKQKKKEEQQRLDEEGAAIAEAVALQVLLGEDSGDPCKIVLNKEEGFNPWDCATSINLLMGEQTACPYQDHSSHSHGRVEWMSNACGTGCEWSEIENSNWSLSYGSFGRDLHAPYFEGGGWGTTEFSADLIAAQAVSSLQIAEDAQEW encoded by the coding sequence ATGGATAGCATAGCGTGTAATAAAGTGCAACCTGTTGTGaggaaagtgaagaaaaagcaGGCGAAAGGTGAGTTGGATCGTCTCAAACAGGCTGAAAAGAAAAAGAGGCGTTTGGAGAAAGCACTTGCTACTTCTGCAGCCATCATTTCTGAACTAGAGATGAAGAAACAGAAAAAAAAGGAAGAACAGCAAAGGCTTGATGAAGAAGGTGCTGCAATAGCAGAGGCTGTTGCTTTGCAAGTATTACTTGGTGAGGACTCTGGTGATCCATGTAAAATTGTGCTAAATAAGGAAGAAGGGTTCAACCCTTGGGACTGTGCTACTAGTATCAATCTCCTTATGGGTGAACAGACAGCATGCCCATATCAGGACCACTCAAGTCATTCACATGGAAGAGTTGAGTGGATGTCCAATGCTTGTGGAACTGGATGTGAGTGGAGTGAAATAGAGAACAGCAACTGGTCATTATCTTATGGGTCTTTTGGAAGAGATCTTCATGCGCCATACTTCGAGGGTGGAGGTTGGGGGACAACAGAATTCTCAGCTGATCTTATTGCAGCACAGGCTGTTTCATCACTCCAGATTGCTGAGGATGCACAGGAATGGTAG